One stretch of Cygnus atratus isolate AKBS03 ecotype Queensland, Australia chromosome 26, CAtr_DNAZoo_HiC_assembly, whole genome shotgun sequence DNA includes these proteins:
- the LOC118259860 gene encoding AN1-type zinc finger protein 5-like isoform X1 — MAQETNQTQVPLLCTTGCGFYGSPRTNGMCSICYKEFLQRQQSSDRISPSAASGPNSSPMASDSIAGQHAEGDSTPEDVKASAQTPVTHQMTAMSISREENSSETEGFIKTEEGTSASSSSGALLETSQNTAESKTSSEKPKQKKNRCFTCRKKIGLTGFDCRCGNLFCAIHRYSDMHACPYDYKAEAAEKIRKENPVVVAEKIQKL, encoded by the exons ATGGCTCAAGAGACGAACCAAACCCAGGTGCCTCTGCTGTGTACCACCGGCTGTGGATTTTATGGCAGCCCCCGAACCAATGGGATGTGCTCCATTTGCTATAAGGAATTTCTGCAGAGGCAACAGAGCAGTGACCGGATTAGCCCATCAG CAGCCAGTGGTCCCAACAGCAGCCCCATGGCATCAGACTCGATTGCAGGGCAGCATGCAGAGGGAGACTCCACGCCTGAGGATGTGAAAGCCAG CGCTCAGACTCCTGTGACCCATCAGATGACGGCCATGAGCATatccagagaagaaaacagcagcgAGACGGAAGGGTTCATCAAGACAGAAGAAGGCACATCAGCATCTTCCTCATCAG GTGCTCTCCTCGAAACATCCCAGAACACAGCTGAGAGCAAGACATCTTCAGAAAAACcgaaacagaaaaagaatcgCTGCTTCACATGCCGGAAGAAGATAGGGCTGACTG GCTTCGACTGCCGCTGCGGGAACCTGTTCTGTGCCATTCACCGGTACTCAGACATGCACGCCTGCCCCTATGACTACAAGGCAGAAGCCGCTGAGAAGATCCGGAAGGAGAACCCCGTCGTTGTAGCTGAGAAGATCCAGAAGCTGTGA
- the LOC118259860 gene encoding AN1-type zinc finger protein 5-like isoform X2, whose translation MAQETNQTQVPLLCTTGCGFYGSPRTNGMCSICYKEFLQRQQSSDRISPSASGPNSSPMASDSIAGQHAEGDSTPEDVKASAQTPVTHQMTAMSISREENSSETEGFIKTEEGTSASSSSGALLETSQNTAESKTSSEKPKQKKNRCFTCRKKIGLTGFDCRCGNLFCAIHRYSDMHACPYDYKAEAAEKIRKENPVVVAEKIQKL comes from the exons ATGGCTCAAGAGACGAACCAAACCCAGGTGCCTCTGCTGTGTACCACCGGCTGTGGATTTTATGGCAGCCCCCGAACCAATGGGATGTGCTCCATTTGCTATAAGGAATTTCTGCAGAGGCAACAGAGCAGTGACCGGATTAGCCCATCAG CCAGTGGTCCCAACAGCAGCCCCATGGCATCAGACTCGATTGCAGGGCAGCATGCAGAGGGAGACTCCACGCCTGAGGATGTGAAAGCCAG CGCTCAGACTCCTGTGACCCATCAGATGACGGCCATGAGCATatccagagaagaaaacagcagcgAGACGGAAGGGTTCATCAAGACAGAAGAAGGCACATCAGCATCTTCCTCATCAG GTGCTCTCCTCGAAACATCCCAGAACACAGCTGAGAGCAAGACATCTTCAGAAAAACcgaaacagaaaaagaatcgCTGCTTCACATGCCGGAAGAAGATAGGGCTGACTG GCTTCGACTGCCGCTGCGGGAACCTGTTCTGTGCCATTCACCGGTACTCAGACATGCACGCCTGCCCCTATGACTACAAGGCAGAAGCCGCTGAGAAGATCCGGAAGGAGAACCCCGTCGTTGTAGCTGAGAAGATCCAGAAGCTGTGA